One Solibacillus sp. R5-41 DNA segment encodes these proteins:
- a CDS encoding PLP-dependent aminotransferase family protein — protein sequence MLKYESVYQLLLMQIQSGKFSTGAKLPSIRNLTGQYSCSKSTVLTALKKLEEQHIIYALPKSGYYVVDNHVFKTPFSTDIIDFASASPTLHAFPYKEFQHCINKAIDTYQEELFRYGTPKGWPPLIAEAKKLLESYQVFTHNEQIFITTGVQQALSLLSIMPFPNNRSTILVEQPSYHLYMDLLKTLQLPAIGIQRTANGIDLGRLEQIFHEEDIKFFYTMPRFHNPLGTSYGKKEKEAILQLADQYNVYILEDDYLADFEYNPKNDPLFADDYHDKVIYLKSFSKIMFPGLRVGLAVLPPSIIDMFQKYKMTTDIDSSMISQAALYLYLKNGLFEHNKTKISNIYHERAKILHQSIQDHIPNYESSSEIVMHSHIWLPKRVNLKSFVYHLHEEGIYLDSVERNYLDDFYHERILKLNVSNVDAHRIDEGIRKIASALKNPQNYFL from the coding sequence ATGCTTAAATATGAATCAGTCTATCAATTACTTCTGATGCAAATTCAATCTGGTAAATTTTCGACCGGTGCAAAACTACCATCCATTCGAAATTTAACTGGGCAATATTCTTGTAGTAAAAGCACGGTATTGACTGCTTTAAAGAAATTGGAGGAGCAACATATTATTTATGCTCTACCGAAAAGTGGTTATTATGTTGTGGATAATCACGTCTTCAAAACGCCATTTTCCACTGACATAATTGACTTTGCGAGTGCATCTCCTACTTTGCATGCATTTCCTTATAAAGAATTTCAACACTGCATAAATAAAGCAATTGATACCTATCAAGAAGAATTATTTCGCTACGGAACGCCAAAAGGTTGGCCGCCACTTATAGCAGAAGCTAAAAAACTGTTAGAATCTTACCAAGTATTCACGCATAACGAACAGATTTTCATCACTACAGGTGTTCAACAGGCCCTTTCTTTATTAAGTATTATGCCCTTTCCAAATAATCGTTCCACCATTCTAGTTGAACAACCAAGTTATCATTTATATATGGATCTGCTAAAAACCTTACAGTTACCAGCAATAGGAATTCAACGTACTGCGAATGGCATTGATTTAGGTCGACTAGAGCAAATATTTCATGAAGAAGATATTAAATTTTTTTATACAATGCCACGCTTTCATAATCCTTTAGGAACTTCATACGGTAAAAAAGAAAAAGAGGCTATTTTACAATTAGCAGATCAATATAATGTATACATTTTAGAAGATGATTATTTAGCAGATTTCGAATACAATCCGAAGAACGATCCCCTTTTTGCAGATGATTACCATGATAAAGTCATCTATTTAAAAAGTTTTTCAAAAATTATGTTTCCCGGGTTAAGAGTTGGATTGGCGGTTCTTCCACCTTCAATAATTGACATGTTTCAAAAATACAAAATGACAACGGATATCGACAGCTCTATGATTTCACAAGCCGCATTATATCTCTATTTGAAAAATGGTTTGTTTGAACATAATAAAACGAAAATCAGTAATATCTATCATGAACGCGCGAAAATTCTGCATCAATCAATACAAGATCATATACCTAACTACGAATCATCATCAGAAATTGTAATGCATAGTCATATTTGGTTGCCCAAGCGTGTGAATTTGAAATCATTTGTTTATCATTTGCATGAAGAAGGCATATATCTGGATTCAGTTGAAAGAAATTATTTAGATGACTTTTACCACGAACGGATTTTGAAGTTGAATGTTTCAAATGTTGACGCCCATCGAATTGATGAAGGAATTAGGAAAATTGCAAGTGCATTAAAAAATCCTCAAAACTACTTTTTATAA
- a CDS encoding response regulator transcription factor, with protein sequence MKKLTVLVTDDDQDIRDGIEIYLKNEGYHVLKAADGLEAIRLLEENEVHLIILDIMMPNMDGITATFKIRAVRNIPIIMLSAKAEQSDKIHGLSVGADDYITKPFHPLELMARVKSQLRRYVDLGEYDEPSEQVVGLELDMAAREVRVEGEPVKLTPTEYKITELLLKNAGRVFSISEIYELVWNEQAYNAENIVAVHIRKIREKIEVDPKNPRYLKVVWGLGYKIEK encoded by the coding sequence ATGAAAAAGCTAACGGTGCTTGTAACGGATGATGATCAGGATATTCGTGACGGGATTGAAATTTATTTAAAAAACGAAGGCTATCATGTGTTGAAGGCAGCAGATGGTCTTGAAGCAATTCGACTGCTAGAGGAAAACGAGGTCCATTTAATTATTTTAGATATTATGATGCCAAACATGGATGGAATTACTGCGACTTTCAAAATTCGTGCCGTGCGTAATATTCCAATTATTATGCTAAGTGCGAAGGCAGAGCAAAGTGATAAAATCCATGGACTATCAGTAGGTGCGGATGACTATATTACGAAGCCATTTCACCCGTTAGAGTTGATGGCACGTGTGAAGTCGCAGCTACGACGGTATGTAGATTTGGGCGAGTATGATGAACCATCTGAACAAGTGGTAGGGTTAGAGCTTGATATGGCAGCTAGAGAAGTTCGCGTTGAAGGGGAGCCGGTGAAGCTGACGCCGACCGAGTATAAAATTACCGAACTGTTACTAAAAAATGCAGGACGAGTCTTTTCAATTAGTGAAATTTATGAGCTTGTTTGGAATGAACAAGCGTACAATGCTGAAAATATTGTCGCGGTACACATTCGGAAAATCCGTGAGAAAATTGAAGTCGATCCGAAAAACCCTCGCTATTTAAAAGTCGTTTGGGGACTAGGTTATAAAATTGAAAAATAA
- a CDS encoding MFS domain-containing histidine kinase, protein MKKSKTHLQLFLMFIVATAVLMIFTQGSRYFGKTYYETNSFDSETYDFMEGLAKYVLNPITEEDKSEILTVTDEEINYYRTYYGSLAEQIQNIKDQYEMDADGSQDAEVKAEIEKERDAKIADIRKNFEDDEHVKAKILKQKKKALDGVLANYEQNKKDFLRNYNYFAYNITNEKTDEVFKKGDVKATSVYTFEINRTDHYMPTSTFYINLNEYADTGLESNSFELNKDNSHFYGEITIPKSILSKTEFGKSIEAFNLTKYSYYVLMILGFISFVLLMTGLEPTKKQFLSQSKAYNFFERLPLDMALVIVIFIGLISSMFLSGVLSSIHNFSYYGEDWYNANMVELIILTVMGYISFIITVYLFVWLWNRLANNTAIDQIWDSTFLSKLVHAGMGMFSNRTIGIQSLILLVVVYLGGFGLAVVFMAGSFEVLLFYVFLFVLFLIPALFIFMRYMGYLNRIMSHTKDMAEGRLTNDLKVKGKSPLAQHAEHLNGLREGVRSSVTEQAKSERLKTELITNVSHDLRTPLTSIITYTDLLKNSEITEEERAKYISILDAKSSRLKTLIEDLFEVSKMASGNIEITKQRIDLVQLLQQATGEHEEDFAASKIDLRVNISEQPIFAYVDGQKWWRVIDNLIINARKYSLEGTRVYVNLKTVNGEAELTVKNVAKYELNEDATELVERFKRADTSRNTEGSGLGLAIAQSIVDLHGGHLDVAIDGDLFKVTVSVRADK, encoded by the coding sequence ATGAAAAAATCAAAAACGCACCTCCAGCTTTTTCTTATGTTTATTGTAGCAACAGCAGTTCTTATGATTTTTACGCAAGGTAGTCGTTATTTTGGAAAAACGTATTATGAAACAAATTCATTTGACAGTGAAACATATGATTTTATGGAGGGTCTAGCTAAGTATGTGTTGAATCCGATAACCGAAGAAGATAAAAGCGAAATCTTAACGGTTACGGATGAAGAAATTAACTATTATCGCACGTATTACGGTTCGTTAGCAGAACAAATTCAAAATATTAAAGATCAATATGAGATGGATGCTGATGGATCCCAAGACGCAGAAGTGAAAGCGGAAATTGAAAAAGAGCGAGATGCTAAAATTGCAGATATTCGCAAAAATTTTGAAGATGATGAACATGTAAAAGCGAAAATCTTAAAGCAAAAAAAGAAAGCGCTAGATGGCGTATTAGCAAACTATGAGCAAAATAAAAAGGATTTTTTAAGGAATTATAATTATTTTGCCTATAATATTACGAATGAAAAAACAGATGAGGTATTTAAAAAAGGTGATGTAAAGGCAACGTCAGTGTATACGTTTGAAATTAATCGGACGGATCACTACATGCCGACATCGACGTTTTATATTAACTTAAATGAGTATGCAGACACAGGTTTAGAGAGTAACTCGTTTGAACTAAATAAGGATAATTCACATTTTTATGGAGAAATAACAATTCCTAAATCAATTTTATCGAAAACTGAATTTGGGAAAAGTATTGAAGCATTTAATTTAACGAAATATAGTTATTACGTTTTAATGATCTTGGGCTTTATAAGCTTTGTGTTATTAATGACGGGACTGGAACCTACGAAGAAACAGTTTTTAAGTCAGTCAAAAGCATATAACTTTTTTGAGCGTCTTCCACTTGATATGGCACTTGTTATAGTGATTTTTATCGGATTGATATCAAGTATGTTCCTATCAGGTGTACTTAGTTCAATTCACAACTTCTCTTATTATGGTGAGGACTGGTACAACGCTAATATGGTTGAGCTAATTATATTAACTGTAATGGGTTACATCAGCTTTATCATAACAGTTTATTTATTCGTGTGGCTTTGGAATCGACTGGCGAATAACACAGCAATTGATCAAATTTGGGATTCAACCTTCCTTTCCAAACTTGTGCATGCAGGAATGGGCATGTTTAGCAATCGTACAATCGGTATTCAGTCACTTATTCTACTTGTTGTTGTTTACCTTGGAGGGTTTGGGTTAGCCGTAGTGTTTATGGCAGGGTCCTTTGAAGTACTCCTCTTTTATGTTTTCTTGTTTGTCCTGTTCTTAATTCCAGCGTTGTTTATTTTTATGCGCTATATGGGTTATTTAAACCGTATTATGAGTCATACAAAAGATATGGCAGAAGGGCGTTTGACGAATGATTTAAAAGTGAAAGGGAAGTCCCCACTTGCTCAGCATGCCGAACATTTAAATGGCTTGCGTGAAGGTGTTCGCAGCAGTGTAACGGAACAGGCAAAAAGTGAGCGTTTGAAAACGGAATTAATTACAAATGTGAGTCATGATTTACGTACGCCGCTAACATCCATTATTACGTATACGGATTTATTGAAAAATTCGGAAATTACCGAAGAAGAGCGTGCAAAATATATATCGATTTTAGATGCGAAATCATCGCGTTTGAAAACATTGATTGAAGATTTGTTTGAAGTATCTAAAATGGCGAGTGGCAATATCGAAATCACGAAGCAGCGTATTGATTTAGTACAGCTGTTACAACAAGCTACAGGTGAACATGAAGAAGATTTTGCCGCTTCGAAAATTGATTTACGTGTCAATATCTCCGAGCAACCGATATTTGCCTATGTCGATGGCCAAAAGTGGTGGCGTGTGATTGATAACTTAATTATTAATGCCCGCAAATATTCACTAGAAGGTACACGAGTGTATGTCAACTTAAAAACAGTAAATGGTGAAGCGGAACTAACAGTAAAAAATGTGGCAAAGTATGAATTAAATGAAGATGCCACGGAGTTAGTTGAGCGTTTCAAACGCGCCGATACATCTCGTAATACAGAAGGCTCTGGACTCGGTCTTGCTATTGCACAGTCGATTGTTGATTTACATGGTGGTCATTTGGACGTTGCTATTGATGGTGACTTATTTAAAGTTACAGTGTCTGTAAGAGCGGATAAATAA
- a CDS encoding metallophosphoesterase: MKLLYAGLAISIYSMITFYIGWNLRALLQAFHLYRWPVVFWLILFLVAFGFIIGRYHVILSPFSAIGSYWMFILQYGIVLCILANVLVKWTPLSTKLVGSCVVVTLFILFIIGTYNAYSPVVRYLTIEIDKPGEDMRVVMGSDFHLGALSHKRHLQKFVELSNVQKPDVVLLAGDIVDDSPRRFLANGMGDVMKQLESTYGVYGILGNHEYYGKEIPRFKTAMKDAHVQILMDETILINNRFYLTGREDVTEKKRMALEALKPENEQLPWFVMNHTPNDLDEPAMLGVDFHVSGHTHKGQMWPNHLITQRIFELDYGHLAKGKMHALVSSGYGFWGPPTRIGSRSELWVVDLQFTQN; this comes from the coding sequence ATGAAACTATTATATGCAGGACTCGCCATCTCTATTTATAGCATGATAACCTTTTATATTGGTTGGAATTTAAGAGCGCTGTTGCAAGCGTTTCATCTATATCGCTGGCCAGTAGTTTTTTGGCTGATTTTATTTTTAGTTGCATTTGGTTTTATAATAGGAAGGTACCACGTCATTTTATCGCCTTTTAGTGCGATTGGGAGCTATTGGATGTTTATTTTACAATACGGTATTGTATTATGTATCCTTGCTAACGTGCTTGTTAAATGGACGCCGCTTTCCACGAAGTTGGTCGGTAGCTGTGTAGTTGTAACATTATTTATTTTATTTATAATAGGTACATACAATGCGTATTCACCAGTCGTGCGCTATTTGACGATTGAGATCGACAAGCCAGGGGAAGACATGCGTGTTGTGATGGGATCGGACTTCCATTTGGGGGCGCTTTCGCATAAAAGACATTTACAAAAATTTGTAGAATTATCAAACGTGCAAAAGCCAGATGTTGTACTGCTTGCAGGTGATATTGTGGATGATTCTCCGCGCCGCTTTTTGGCGAACGGTATGGGAGATGTGATGAAACAGCTCGAGTCGACATATGGTGTTTATGGAATCCTCGGAAATCATGAATATTACGGAAAAGAAATACCGAGGTTTAAAACGGCAATGAAGGATGCGCATGTGCAAATTTTAATGGATGAAACCATTTTAATTAATAATCGTTTTTATTTAACAGGGCGTGAAGATGTTACGGAAAAAAAACGAATGGCGCTGGAGGCATTAAAGCCAGAAAATGAACAGCTGCCATGGTTTGTTATGAATCATACGCCAAATGATTTAGATGAGCCAGCAATGCTAGGTGTTGATTTTCATGTTTCAGGACATACACATAAAGGCCAAATGTGGCCGAATCACCTCATTACACAGCGAATATTTGAACTAGATTATGGACATTTAGCAAAGGGAAAAATGCACGCACTCGTTTCAAGTGGTTACGGATTTTGGGGACCACCGACACGAATTGGAAGTCGCTCTGAATTATGGGTGGTCGATTTACAGTTTACGCAAAATTAA